A genomic segment from Desulfonatronum lacustre DSM 10312 encodes:
- the lon gene encoding endopeptidase La gives MPEKKEKKNQIGVAPEIHLPLMTLREVVMFPRAIMPLFVGRETSIRAIERALNKFDKQIYLVTQKHPEAEDPSPDDLYDLGTVSRILQLLRLPDGTIKVLFEGLYRATWSKEYGIQEIEPGYPMVLAHGMVGEDAATPEALALIRAVQDSLQDYAKINKKLAPETMAAINSLNTPGRLADSLMPHLKVPFADKQAALEQPNPQVRLENAYELLLKDIELTSLEKKVKSRVKQQMERNHRDFYLNEQIKAIQKEMGRGEEEAGQELEELAKQLEALDLPNEAREKCAKEIKKLRQMSPQSAEFTVVRNYVDWILNLPWNAIQPTSLDLKAAQTILDEDHFALDKPKERILEYLAVQTLVEKIKGPILCLVGPPGVGKTSLAKSVARAMGREFVRISLGGVRDEAEIRGHRRTYIGALPGKIIQSLRRVKFNNPVFCLDEVDKMSTDFRGDPSAALLEVLDPEQNDAFSDHYLDLDYDLSKIFFITTANTLHSIPGPLRDRMEIIRLPGYLEVEKTRIAKDFLTPRLLTKHGLTASDMTFSEGAVLEIIRRYTREAGVRNLEREMASICRKVARKVVEEGRADKPVAVSKTMVATYLGVAKFRYGEREERSQPGVATGLAWTEMGGELLLVEVSLMPGTGKVEITGKLGDVMQESARAAWSYVRSRSDLFGLRPDFYKEIDIHIHVPEGATPKDGPSAGITLATSVISALLNLPVRNDLAMTGEITLRGRVLPIGGVREKLLAAHRGLIAKVIIPADNAKDLKEVPANILKDLEIITVEHMDEVLCHALTVGVREDIFCVPPTDILPLSRRLLKEEHQPRTQ, from the coding sequence ATGCCGGAGAAGAAAGAGAAAAAAAACCAGATCGGCGTCGCGCCGGAAATTCATCTGCCGTTGATGACCTTGCGGGAAGTGGTCATGTTCCCGCGGGCCATCATGCCGTTGTTCGTCGGACGTGAGACGTCCATTCGGGCCATTGAGCGCGCACTGAACAAGTTCGACAAGCAGATCTACCTGGTCACCCAAAAACATCCCGAGGCCGAGGACCCGTCCCCCGACGACCTGTACGACCTAGGCACGGTCAGCCGGATTCTGCAGTTGCTCCGGCTTCCGGACGGGACCATCAAGGTGCTGTTCGAGGGACTTTACCGAGCCACGTGGTCCAAGGAGTACGGCATCCAGGAGATTGAGCCCGGATACCCCATGGTCCTGGCCCACGGAATGGTCGGCGAGGACGCGGCCACACCGGAGGCCCTGGCCTTGATCCGAGCGGTCCAGGACTCCCTCCAGGACTACGCCAAGATCAATAAGAAGCTGGCTCCGGAAACCATGGCCGCCATCAACTCCCTGAATACTCCGGGGCGACTGGCGGACAGCCTGATGCCGCACTTGAAAGTTCCCTTCGCGGACAAACAGGCGGCCCTGGAACAGCCCAATCCCCAGGTTCGCCTGGAAAACGCCTACGAGTTGCTGCTCAAGGACATTGAGCTGACGTCCCTGGAAAAAAAGGTCAAAAGCCGAGTCAAGCAGCAGATGGAGCGCAACCACCGGGATTTCTACCTCAACGAGCAGATCAAGGCCATCCAGAAGGAAATGGGGCGGGGCGAGGAGGAGGCCGGCCAGGAACTCGAAGAATTGGCCAAACAACTTGAAGCCCTGGATCTGCCCAACGAGGCTCGGGAAAAATGCGCCAAGGAAATCAAAAAACTACGGCAGATGTCGCCGCAGTCCGCGGAATTCACCGTGGTCCGCAACTACGTGGATTGGATACTGAACCTGCCTTGGAACGCCATCCAACCCACCTCCCTGGACCTCAAGGCCGCCCAGACCATCCTGGACGAGGACCATTTCGCCCTGGACAAGCCCAAGGAGCGGATTCTGGAATACCTGGCCGTGCAGACCCTGGTGGAGAAGATCAAGGGCCCGATCCTCTGCCTGGTCGGGCCTCCCGGCGTGGGCAAGACCTCTTTGGCCAAATCCGTGGCCCGGGCCATGGGTCGGGAGTTCGTGCGCATCTCCTTGGGCGGTGTCCGGGACGAGGCCGAGATTCGCGGCCACCGGCGGACCTACATCGGAGCCCTGCCGGGCAAGATCATCCAGTCCCTGCGGCGGGTGAAATTCAATAACCCGGTGTTCTGCCTGGACGAAGTGGACAAGATGAGCACGGATTTCCGAGGCGATCCGTCCGCCGCGCTTCTGGAAGTGTTGGACCCGGAACAGAACGACGCCTTCAGCGATCACTATCTGGATCTGGATTACGATCTGTCCAAGATCTTCTTCATCACCACGGCCAACACCCTGCACTCCATTCCCGGCCCCTTGCGGGACCGCATGGAGATCATCCGCCTGCCCGGCTACCTGGAAGTGGAAAAGACACGCATCGCCAAGGACTTTTTAACGCCCCGCCTGCTGACCAAGCACGGCCTGACCGCTTCGGACATGACCTTTTCCGAGGGCGCGGTTCTGGAGATCATCCGCCGCTACACCCGAGAGGCCGGAGTGCGCAACCTGGAGCGGGAAATGGCCTCCATCTGTCGCAAGGTGGCCCGCAAGGTGGTGGAGGAAGGACGGGCCGACAAGCCCGTGGCCGTGAGCAAGACCATGGTCGCCACGTACCTGGGCGTGGCGAAGTTTCGCTACGGCGAGCGGGAGGAGCGGTCCCAGCCCGGTGTGGCCACGGGACTGGCCTGGACCGAAATGGGAGGTGAACTGCTTCTGGTGGAGGTCTCCCTGATGCCGGGCACCGGCAAGGTGGAGATCACCGGCAAGCTGGGCGACGTGATGCAGGAGTCGGCCCGGGCCGCCTGGAGCTATGTCCGCTCCCGCTCGGACCTGTTCGGACTGCGCCCGGACTTTTACAAGGAAATCGACATCCACATCCACGTTCCGGAAGGCGCCACGCCCAAGGACGGCCCCTCCGCCGGAATCACCCTGGCCACCAGCGTGATCTCGGCCCTGCTCAACCTGCCGGTGCGCAACGACCTGGCCATGACCGGGGAAATCACCCTGCGCGGCCGCGTACTGCCCATCGGCGGAGTCCGGGAAAAACTTCTGGCCGCGCACCGCGGGTTGATCGCCAAGGTGATCATCCCGGCGGACAACGCCAAGGATCTCAAAGAAGTCCCGGCAAACATCCTCAAGGACCTGGAAATCATCACCGTGGAACACATGGACGAAGTCCTCTGCCACGCCCTGACCGTGGGCGTGCGCGAAGACATTTTCTGCGTCCCCCCCACGGACATTCTGCCCCTGTCCCGCCGACTGCTCAAAGAGGAACATCAGCCCAGGACGCAGTAA
- a CDS encoding protein-disulfide reductase DsbD family protein: MFGSYLLLIGLGIALGAGIGPWERLARGDAAPAPYSSRLETYVLDEDFGLLPAGATVGVYWVTPAPGWYAYGHEPGATGMPTTLQAMLAPGEEYLRVLYPPGVVIEDSLEPGVMVEAFKEATPLFVVLPGEEVLRERDVLHVHLRMLLCSDRSCWPIDLREDHEVADLLKRTRHVSEDEPDWTERLLTAAPGATTTPFVRPGSASAPVTESALIEFAPERLEPVSFQPGLEVRGLGKALLLALLGGLILNLTPCVLPVVSLKLRGLIPDASSGDMESQRKAFRDHNQLFALGILTFFMILAFLLSLTGMVWGQIFQSPTTVIVLATLLLALSLSLFGVFNLPVIDLKMGRKGESSLSSEGQAYFTGMLATLLATPCSGPFLGGVLAWTLVQPPLVVAGVFFCVGLGMATPYFVVSFFPNLVRFLPRPGNWTLYLEKALGFLLLATCIYLLTFLPGEFLFPVLILFWATGMASWIWGGWTNLSHSALRRWSIRAGALVLVLAAGGWALTAKPVSSDWEPFSSELYVQALGTDRMLVEFTAEWCPNCKFLEKTVLTPGNLAPFQDKYGLRLVKVDLTHDNPDGMALLRGLGSQSIPLVAIFDHGESAERPMILRDLFTLGQLEQALESAFDP, from the coding sequence TTGTTTGGTTCTTACCTGCTGTTGATCGGTCTTGGGATCGCCCTAGGGGCCGGGATCGGCCCTTGGGAGCGATTGGCTCGCGGTGACGCGGCTCCGGCACCGTATTCGTCCAGGCTGGAGACGTATGTGCTGGATGAGGATTTTGGCCTATTGCCCGCGGGCGCGACGGTGGGGGTGTATTGGGTGACTCCGGCACCGGGCTGGTACGCTTACGGGCACGAGCCCGGTGCCACCGGCATGCCAACCACGTTGCAGGCCATGCTCGCGCCGGGCGAGGAATATCTGCGCGTGCTGTATCCTCCGGGCGTCGTGATCGAGGACAGCCTGGAGCCCGGTGTGATGGTGGAGGCCTTCAAGGAGGCCACTCCGCTTTTCGTCGTTTTACCCGGCGAGGAGGTTTTGCGGGAACGCGACGTTCTTCATGTCCACCTGCGGATGTTGTTGTGCTCGGATCGCAGTTGCTGGCCCATTGATCTGCGCGAAGATCATGAGGTCGCGGACCTTCTGAAGCGAACGCGTCACGTTTCGGAGGATGAACCGGACTGGACCGAACGGCTGTTGACGGCGGCCCCTGGAGCCACGACGACCCCGTTCGTTCGGCCCGGTTCCGCAAGCGCTCCGGTCACGGAGTCGGCGCTCATCGAATTCGCTCCGGAGCGGCTTGAACCCGTTTCCTTTCAGCCCGGGTTGGAGGTTCGCGGCTTGGGCAAAGCCTTGCTGCTGGCCCTACTCGGGGGATTGATCCTGAACTTGACTCCCTGCGTGCTGCCCGTGGTCAGCCTGAAGCTGCGCGGTCTGATTCCGGATGCGTCCTCCGGGGATATGGAAAGCCAGCGCAAGGCGTTCCGGGATCACAACCAGCTCTTCGCCTTGGGCATTTTGACGTTTTTCATGATTCTGGCGTTTCTGCTCTCCCTGACCGGGATGGTCTGGGGCCAGATATTTCAAAGCCCGACCACGGTCATCGTCCTGGCCACGCTTTTACTGGCTTTGAGCCTGAGTCTGTTCGGCGTCTTCAATCTTCCGGTGATCGATCTGAAGATGGGTCGCAAGGGGGAATCCTCCCTGTCCAGCGAGGGACAGGCGTATTTCACGGGGATGTTGGCCACGCTTTTGGCCACTCCGTGCAGTGGGCCGTTTTTGGGCGGAGTCCTGGCCTGGACCCTGGTCCAGCCGCCGCTGGTGGTGGCCGGGGTGTTCTTCTGCGTGGGTCTGGGCATGGCCACGCCATACTTCGTAGTCAGTTTCTTTCCCAATCTGGTCCGCTTCCTGCCCAGACCCGGCAACTGGACGCTCTACCTGGAAAAGGCCCTGGGGTTTTTGCTTCTGGCCACCTGCATTTACCTGTTGACCTTTCTGCCCGGTGAATTCCTGTTCCCCGTGCTTATCTTGTTCTGGGCCACGGGCATGGCCTCCTGGATTTGGGGTGGATGGACGAATCTGTCGCATTCGGCCTTACGACGCTGGTCGATACGGGCCGGGGCCTTGGTTCTGGTGCTGGCCGCGGGAGGCTGGGCCTTGACCGCCAAGCCCGTGTCCAGCGATTGGGAGCCGTTTTCCTCGGAATTGTACGTCCAGGCTCTGGGCACGGACCGGATGCTCGTGGAATTTACCGCGGAATGGTGCCCGAATTGCAAGTTTCTGGAAAAAACCGTGCTCACTCCGGGCAATCTCGCCCCGTTTCAGGACAAGTACGGCCTGCGCCTGGTCAAAGTGGACCTGACCCATGACAATCCGGACGGAATGGCCCTGTTGCGCGGCCTGGGCAGCCAAAGCATCCCCCTGGTGGCAATCTTTGATCACGGCGAATCGGCGGAGCGTCCGATGATTCTCCGGGATCTCTTCACCTTGGGACAACTGGAGCAGGCCCTGGAGTCGGCCTTTGACCCGTAA
- a CDS encoding glycosyltransferase has translation MISVLLPVHNAAATLPDALDSLLRQSFTDLEIIAVDDGSDDRPEDGPRGTPGGPEPPDAPETSATRAVLQEYARNDRRVRVLGIKHGGIVQALNHGLTAAGGEYIARMDADDVSHPERLQKQVDFLRQNPDVGLVACRAAFGGSAEHAGGYKRHLDWTNTLLTQERISLGRFRESPLVHPTVLFRKELVHRFGVYRDGPFPEDYELWLRWLSLGVRMAKLPETFYVWNDPPHRLSRTHPRYGVREFYAVKAAYLAKWLAKHNPHHPRIMVMGAGRITRRRAEMLLDHGVEITAWLDIDPCKINRRVAGRPVIHRDEAPSPGRAFLVSYVAGHGGAEDIEHFLRGRGYLPGRDYLLAA, from the coding sequence ATGATTTCCGTTCTTCTGCCCGTCCACAACGCCGCCGCTACCTTGCCGGATGCGCTGGACAGTCTGCTGCGTCAATCCTTCACGGACCTGGAAATTATCGCGGTGGACGACGGTTCCGACGACCGTCCAGAGGACGGCCCTCGCGGAACCCCAGGCGGCCCCGAACCTCCTGATGCGCCGGAAACGTCCGCCACCCGAGCCGTCCTTCAGGAATATGCCCGGAACGACCGTCGCGTGCGGGTGCTGGGAATCAAGCACGGAGGGATCGTTCAGGCCCTGAATCACGGGCTGACCGCCGCGGGCGGCGAGTACATTGCGCGCATGGACGCCGATGACGTAAGCCATCCGGAGCGACTCCAAAAACAGGTCGACTTCCTGCGGCAAAATCCGGACGTCGGCCTCGTCGCCTGCCGGGCCGCGTTCGGCGGGAGCGCGGAACATGCCGGAGGGTACAAACGACATTTGGACTGGACCAACACTCTGCTGACCCAGGAACGGATCAGCTTGGGCCGGTTCCGCGAATCCCCCCTGGTCCATCCCACCGTACTGTTCCGCAAGGAACTGGTTCACCGGTTCGGCGTCTATCGGGACGGGCCGTTTCCCGAAGACTATGAACTCTGGCTGCGCTGGCTGAGCCTCGGCGTGCGCATGGCCAAGCTACCCGAGACGTTTTACGTCTGGAACGACCCTCCGCATCGCCTTTCCCGGACCCACCCTCGCTACGGCGTCCGGGAATTCTACGCCGTCAAGGCCGCTTATCTGGCAAAATGGCTGGCGAAGCATAATCCGCATCATCCCCGCATCATGGTCATGGGCGCGGGCCGAATCACTCGCCGTCGGGCGGAAATGCTTTTGGATCACGGCGTGGAGATCACCGCCTGGCTGGACATCGATCCGTGCAAGATCAATCGTCGCGTGGCCGGTCGTCCCGTCATCCACCGCGACGAGGCTCCTTCTCCGGGACGGGCCTTTCTGGTTTCCTACGTCGCCGGGCACGGCGGGGCCGAAGACATCGAGCACTTCCTGCGCGGGCGGGGATACCTTCCGGGTCGCGACTATCTGTTGGCGGCGTAA
- a CDS encoding ATP-binding protein gives MRRPRISLGVKILGLISLVTCLVFFGLFAANYYWKQKITIHQIDRLGLRVSELLSMAIDGPMRRGDNPGTHEQFRIASDLYEDIRIYLTDFRGNITYSTEPETLRRDLLDLYDHSEVRDMLDVSLTEGMDSGMLLELRDRPYYLRVRSITNSPECHHCHGASQPTLGALFEFQDMHEDFSQLRTMQMYGGLMAFGGLAALLACVLFYLRTHLLDRIGKLSRVSQAIRRGNYSEDFGIQGSDELSELGHNLSTMVHRLQAAEKYAAIGEFSTYIAHEIRNPLFAIGGFANTLVRAPGLDDTSMQKLRIILSESKRLDDILRTFINFSRPLELTMSPVRIDMLVKEVARSLDASILAPNIRARLDLTETTPSIVTDPEMVRQCLKNLIKNAVSTMPSGGELRISVREGRDNVVLEVADTGHGLPSDVLDHPFNPFTSLELAMTRKIVIDLGGELHLESSRETGTTATLRLPKIRSAEAGVKGA, from the coding sequence GTGAGACGACCTCGAATCTCCCTCGGGGTGAAAATTCTGGGATTGATTTCCCTGGTGACCTGTTTGGTGTTTTTCGGCCTTTTCGCGGCCAATTACTACTGGAAACAAAAGATCACCATTCACCAGATCGACCGCCTGGGCCTGCGCGTTTCCGAATTGCTGAGCATGGCCATCGACGGCCCGATGCGCCGAGGCGACAATCCCGGGACCCATGAGCAATTTCGTATAGCCTCGGATTTGTACGAGGACATCCGGATCTACCTGACGGATTTCCGCGGCAACATCACGTATTCCACGGAACCCGAAACCCTGAGACGCGACCTGCTTGACCTGTACGACCATTCTGAGGTCCGTGACATGCTCGACGTCAGTCTGACCGAGGGGATGGACTCGGGCATGCTTTTGGAACTGCGGGATCGTCCCTACTACCTGCGCGTCAGGAGCATCACCAACAGTCCGGAATGCCACCATTGTCACGGCGCAAGTCAACCGACCCTCGGCGCGTTGTTCGAGTTTCAAGACATGCACGAGGACTTCTCCCAGCTCCGGACCATGCAGATGTACGGCGGGCTGATGGCTTTCGGCGGGCTGGCGGCGCTGTTGGCCTGCGTTTTGTTTTATTTGCGCACGCACCTGCTGGACCGCATCGGCAAGCTGTCCCGGGTCAGTCAGGCGATTCGCCGGGGAAATTATTCCGAGGACTTCGGCATTCAGGGCTCGGATGAACTCAGCGAATTGGGGCACAACCTTTCCACCATGGTCCACCGGCTGCAGGCCGCGGAGAAATACGCCGCCATCGGCGAGTTTTCCACGTACATCGCCCATGAAATCCGCAACCCGCTTTTCGCCATCGGCGGCTTTGCCAATACCCTGGTTCGAGCGCCGGGGCTGGACGACACCAGTATGCAAAAGCTCAGGATCATCCTCAGCGAATCCAAGCGGCTGGACGACATCTTACGGACATTCATCAATTTTTCGCGTCCCCTGGAACTGACCATGAGCCCGGTGCGGATCGACATGTTGGTAAAAGAGGTGGCGCGCTCCCTGGACGCATCCATCCTTGCCCCGAACATCCGTGCTCGACTGGATCTGACCGAAACGACCCCCTCCATTGTCACGGATCCGGAAATGGTCCGGCAGTGTCTGAAAAATTTGATCAAAAACGCCGTATCCACCATGCCTTCCGGCGGTGAACTGCGGATTTCCGTCCGAGAAGGCCGGGACAACGTTGTCTTGGAGGTCGCCGACACTGGGCACGGCCTGCCCAGCGATGTTCTGGATCATCCCTTCAATCCGTTCACTAGCCTGGAATTGGCGATGACCCGGAAGATCGTGATCGACCTGGGTGGAGAACTGCACCTGGAAAGCAGTCGGGAGACGGGAACCACGGCCACGTTGCGTCTGCCCAAGATCCGAAGCGCGGAGGCGGGAGTGAAAGGGGCCTGA
- a CDS encoding XTP/dITP diphosphatase, with translation MELIIATKNKGKATEIAALLEKFDVRVLTMDAFPEIGEIPETGETFEENALIKARAVARLTGLTSLADDSGLEVDALADAPGVYSARFSGPDATDETNNALLLSRLEGIPWEDRGARFVSVIAVHAPVMGGKELLARGTWSGRIAISPQGRNGFGYDPLFFDEELSLTSAQLEPTEKNKRSHRAAALRRLADAWPDFIRAIQGKGSKG, from the coding sequence TTGGAACTGATCATTGCCACGAAAAATAAGGGCAAAGCCACAGAAATCGCTGCATTGTTGGAGAAATTCGACGTGCGGGTGCTGACCATGGACGCCTTTCCGGAAATTGGCGAAATTCCGGAAACAGGCGAGACGTTCGAGGAGAACGCCTTGATAAAGGCTAGGGCCGTGGCCCGGTTGACAGGACTGACGTCCTTGGCGGACGACTCCGGTCTGGAAGTGGACGCCCTGGCGGATGCGCCGGGTGTGTATTCAGCCCGGTTCAGTGGCCCTGACGCCACGGATGAGACGAACAACGCCCTGTTGTTGTCCCGGCTGGAAGGAATTCCCTGGGAGGACCGAGGGGCTCGTTTCGTCAGCGTGATCGCGGTCCATGCCCCGGTGATGGGCGGCAAGGAATTGCTGGCCAGAGGGACATGGTCCGGCAGGATCGCGATCTCCCCTCAAGGCCGGAACGGCTTTGGCTATGATCCGCTGTTTTTCGACGAGGAACTCAGCCTGACGTCCGCCCAACTGGAACCGACCGAAAAAAACAAACGCAGCCACAGGGCCGCGGCCCTGCGCCGCTTGGCCGACGCCTGGCCAGACTTCATCCGCGCAATTCAGGGCAAGGGCTCGAAGGGCTAG
- a CDS encoding N-acetylmuramoyl-L-alanine amidase: MPIRHLWILFFVLFLSCGGPLPTFGHASAERDYTSAWNEFQRLLKEPGQAQNRNAWLAARNMFNSAFQKAPEGPEAPKALFYLGRVHEEMGLRFGQASDFSQAADYYGRVALRFANHTWADDALLRKAKIHLEHLNDSAQAYIDLLSIVHNHSKGDMAPQAQAMLRELDSTFLAKVNASGAGPGSAVAATVPTSSSARTTEPAVQASLSGPVTSPSRSAGPDPDGARLTQVRYWSSDEYTRVVLDVNSEVAYSHRLLNPDPDLGTPHRLLIDLQGTVLGPEAPAQLHVADGILRQVRTGQNQPQVSRVVLDIQRLEDFRVFTLEGPFRIVVDISGAKSKVLAGARAPQASAAGQPRPQVSPRSEDVTGSLIEQLGLTVSTIMIDPGHGGKDPGAVAHGLKEKDINLRMSRILGRMLEEKGFRVLYTRTTDVFIPLEERTAMANAQKADLFLSIHANAHPNPNMKGFEIYSLNLARNQDAVRVAARENAVSSKKISDLQLILTDLMLNSKITESRELATKIHGNTINGMRRTHPKLADRGIREAPFYVLMGAKMPAVLIEMGYLTNREEARLLNTDAYLRTLATNLLQGVLAYRDHIERHAKL, encoded by the coding sequence ATGCCGATACGCCATCTCTGGATACTGTTTTTCGTTTTATTCTTGTCGTGTGGTGGGCCGCTGCCAACCTTCGGCCATGCCAGCGCCGAGCGCGACTACACCAGCGCTTGGAACGAATTTCAGCGCCTGCTCAAGGAGCCGGGCCAAGCCCAGAACCGCAACGCGTGGCTGGCCGCGCGCAACATGTTCAACAGCGCTTTTCAAAAAGCCCCGGAAGGACCCGAGGCGCCCAAGGCATTATTCTATCTTGGTCGGGTCCACGAGGAAATGGGGTTGCGCTTCGGTCAGGCTTCGGATTTTTCTCAGGCCGCGGACTACTATGGGCGGGTCGCCCTGCGGTTCGCCAACCATACCTGGGCGGACGACGCCCTGCTGCGCAAGGCCAAAATTCATCTGGAACACCTGAATGATTCGGCCCAAGCGTACATCGACCTGCTGTCCATCGTCCACAATCACTCCAAGGGCGACATGGCCCCGCAAGCTCAGGCCATGCTCCGCGAGTTGGACTCGACATTCCTGGCCAAGGTCAACGCATCCGGGGCCGGGCCGGGCAGCGCGGTCGCGGCCACGGTCCCCACCTCTTCCTCCGCCCGGACGACCGAGCCCGCAGTCCAGGCATCCTTGAGCGGCCCGGTTACTTCGCCTTCGCGCTCCGCCGGTCCGGACCCCGACGGCGCACGCTTGACCCAGGTACGCTACTGGAGCAGCGACGAGTACACCCGTGTGGTGTTGGATGTGAATTCCGAGGTCGCCTACAGCCATCGCCTGCTCAACCCCGATCCGGATCTGGGGACGCCTCATCGGCTGCTGATCGACCTGCAAGGGACGGTTCTGGGGCCGGAAGCCCCGGCCCAACTCCATGTGGCCGACGGTATTTTGCGTCAAGTGCGTACCGGTCAGAATCAGCCCCAGGTCAGCCGGGTGGTGCTGGACATTCAGCGCCTGGAGGACTTTCGCGTCTTTACCCTGGAAGGCCCGTTCCGGATCGTGGTCGACATCAGCGGGGCCAAATCCAAAGTCTTGGCTGGCGCGCGGGCTCCGCAAGCGTCTGCCGCAGGTCAACCTCGTCCGCAAGTCTCCCCCCGCTCTGAAGACGTGACGGGCAGTCTGATCGAACAGCTGGGGCTGACGGTCAGCACGATCATGATCGACCCCGGACATGGAGGAAAAGATCCAGGAGCCGTGGCTCACGGATTAAAGGAAAAAGACATCAATCTCCGCATGTCCAGAATTCTGGGACGGATGCTGGAGGAAAAAGGATTTCGGGTCCTGTACACCCGGACCACGGACGTTTTCATTCCCTTGGAGGAGCGCACGGCCATGGCCAACGCCCAAAAGGCGGACCTGTTCCTGTCCATCCACGCCAACGCTCATCCGAACCCGAACATGAAGGGATTCGAAATTTATTCACTGAACTTGGCCAGGAACCAGGATGCCGTGCGGGTGGCGGCCAGGGAGAACGCGGTGTCCTCAAAAAAAATCAGCGATTTGCAGCTGATTTTGACGGATCTGATGCTCAATTCCAAGATTACCGAGTCGCGGGAACTGGCCACCAAGATTCACGGAAACACCATCAATGGCATGCGCCGCACCCATCCCAAACTCGCGGACCGAGGCATACGGGAAGCCCCGTTCTATGTGCTGATGGGTGCCAAAATGCCGGCGGTGCTGATTGAAATGGGCTACTTGACCAACCGGGAAGAAGCCCGGCTCCTGAATACCGACGCCTATCTGCGGACCCTGGCCACGAACCTTCTACAAGGGGTCCTGGCTTACCGCGATCACATTGAGCGGCACGCGAAATTGTAG
- a CDS encoding NAD(P)/FAD-dependent oxidoreductase, with translation MPKLLLAGAGHAHMAVMAAIPELVAKGHQVTAIGPGERHYYSGMGPGMLGGTYQPEEISFPVRDMVESRGGVFIQDKVARIDPARHVVILDSGHEEPYDVLSCNLGSFVPQGVVACDNQDGANGPGAAVASRSVFPAKPIEQLWKARQRVHELTRDHSIRVGVCGGGPAALEIAGNAWSAGRENGGNGCVVQLFTGGKLLRNMPERVCRLAGKVLRKRGIEVVEGSYVRSVQSGEIHLENGKRYVQDVIFLALGVRPSPVFRASGLEVSEDGGLLVDQCLQSLSHPDIFGGGDCITFVPRPLDKVGVYAVRQNPVLLHNLQAHLEGRSLKAFDPGGAYLLIFNIGGGQGILYKSGVAFGGRAPFWIKDFIDRKFIKKFLPNAPSETH, from the coding sequence ATGCCCAAACTTCTCCTGGCCGGAGCCGGCCACGCGCACATGGCCGTGATGGCCGCCATTCCGGAGCTGGTGGCCAAAGGTCATCAGGTAACCGCCATCGGTCCCGGAGAGCGCCACTACTACTCCGGCATGGGGCCGGGCATGCTCGGAGGGACCTACCAGCCGGAGGAAATCAGTTTTCCGGTGCGCGACATGGTGGAAAGTCGGGGCGGAGTCTTTATCCAAGACAAGGTCGCGCGCATTGACCCGGCCCGTCACGTGGTGATTCTGGATTCCGGCCACGAAGAGCCCTATGACGTGCTGAGCTGCAACCTGGGCAGCTTCGTCCCTCAGGGGGTGGTCGCTTGCGACAATCAGGATGGGGCGAATGGACCGGGGGCGGCCGTTGCATCACGGTCCGTTTTCCCGGCCAAACCCATTGAACAACTCTGGAAAGCCCGCCAACGCGTCCATGAACTGACCCGTGATCATTCGATCCGGGTGGGAGTGTGCGGCGGCGGTCCGGCGGCCCTGGAAATCGCCGGCAACGCCTGGTCCGCGGGCAGGGAAAACGGGGGCAACGGCTGCGTCGTGCAACTGTTTACCGGTGGCAAACTGCTCAGGAACATGCCGGAAAGAGTTTGCCGTCTGGCCGGAAAGGTCCTGCGCAAACGGGGAATCGAGGTCGTGGAGGGGAGCTACGTGCGGTCCGTGCAATCCGGAGAAATCCATCTGGAAAACGGAAAGCGGTATGTCCAGGACGTGATTTTTTTGGCCCTGGGGGTCCGGCCTTCGCCGGTCTTTCGGGCGTCCGGCCTGGAGGTGAGCGAGGACGGCGGACTGCTGGTTGACCAATGCCTGCAAAGCCTTTCCCACCCGGACATTTTCGGCGGAGGCGACTGCATAACCTTTGTGCCCAGACCGCTGGACAAGGTGGGCGTCTATGCCGTGCGTCAGAATCCCGTGCTGCTGCACAACCTCCAGGCCCACCTGGAAGGACGTTCTCTGAAAGCCTTTGATCCGGGTGGAGCCTACCTGTTGATCTTCAACATCGGTGGGGGGCAAGGCATCCTGTACAAAAGCGGCGTCGCCTTCGGCGGACGCGCGCCCTTTTGGATCAAGGACTTTATCGACCGAAAATTCATCAAGAAGTTCCTCCCAAACGCTCCCTCCGAAACGCACTGA